From a region of the Euwallacea similis isolate ESF13 chromosome 19, ESF131.1, whole genome shotgun sequence genome:
- the LOC136415088 gene encoding transmembrane protein 231: MVLVANLMNIATVLLAMFKYKQIIGYKNQWIFFHFVIMTVLEVHTNVLKVKYKACLLSKATLITLICEIVAVALPFVLCYQTRGFWLKQDLVYEQPDVKFNGEYLFWVTAKDKTLFCSSFPLDDNKPKLDPCSSIKVFQWDQNYDGKIDFLEFTIQAMFPAVTSYYFILLLKYDIKEKSPCVFHMNSAIIHQQLAVTGVSHIILQADLGLHQSVPLKCSGDGVFTYLIPDNMRTLSFEQIVAKYAASDIKTTFKNPLVIPNTLVNDEGTFTLNLKLSIPEHKIYFKPGVWQILKFAWIQFLSLYIVTWWLISGIKDYIFRNNLVLLYKDKTCLNK, translated from the exons ATGGTGTTAGTAGCAAACCTTATGAACATAGCAACAGTGTTGTTAGCAATGTTCAAATACAAACAAATAATTGGTTACAAAAAccagtggattttttttcattttgtgatTATGACGGTTTTGGAGGTGCATACAAACGTTCTGAAAGTAAAGTATAAAGCTTGTTTGCTGTCCAAAGCCACATTAATAACTTTGATTTGTGAAATAGTAGCCGTCGCTTTGCCATTTGTGCTTTGTTATCAAACGAGAG GTTTCTGGTTAAAACAAGACCTAGTTTATGAGCAACCAGATGTCAAGTTTAATGGAGAGTACCTGTTTTGGGTTACTGCTAAGGACAAAACTCTATTTTGCAGTTCATTTCCACTAGATGACAATAAACCTAAGTTGGATCCATGTTCTAGCATAAAG gtTTTCCAATGGGACCAAAATTATGATGGTAAAATAGACTTTTTGGAATTTACCATACAAGCCATGTTTCCAGCAGTCACCTCCTATTACTTTATTCTCTTATTAAAGTATGACATCAAAGAA AAGTCACCATGCGTTTTCCACATGAATAGTGCCATAATTCACCAACAATTAGCTGTAACTGGTGTGTCTCATATTATTCTACAGGCAGACTTGGGATTACATCAATCAGTACCTTTGAAATGCTCAGGAGATGGTGTGTTTACCTATTTAATACCTGATAATATGAGGACTTTGTCTTTTGAACAGATTGTTGCTAAGTATGCAGCAAGTGACA taaaaactacatttaaaaatcctttggTAATCCCAAACACATTGGTAAATGATGAAGGAACTTTCACCTTAAACTTAAAGTTATCCATCCCAGAGCACAAAATATACTTCAAGCCTGGAGTAtggcaaattttaaagtttgccTGGATCCAATTTCTTTCCCTCTACATAGTGACATGGTGGTTGA
- the RpL26 gene encoding large ribosomal subunit protein uL24, protein MKFNKLVSASRNKNRKRHFTAPSHVKRTLMSTPLSKELRQKYSVRSMPIRKDDEVQVVRGHYKGQQVGKVVQVYRKKFVIYIERIQREKANGASVYVGIHPSKVVIVKLKMDKDRKKIVDRRAKGRLAALGKDKGKYSEESAAGAVETA, encoded by the exons ATGAAGTTCAACAAACTGGTCTCAGCGTCCCGAAATAAGAACAGGAAGCGGCATTTCACTGCACCCTCTCATGTTAAGAGAACGCTTATGTCAACTCCCCTATCCAAGGAACTTCGACAAAAATATAGTGTTCGTTCCATGCCCATTAGAAAAGATGATGAAGTTCAG GTTGTAAGAGGCCACTACAAAGGACAACAAGTTGGCAAGGTGGTCCAAGTATACAGGAAGAAGTTTGTCATTTATATTGAAAGGATACAAAGGGAAAAAGCAAATGGAGCTAGTGTTTATGTGGGAATTCACCCTTCAAAG GTAGTAATTGTCAAACTAAAAATGGACAAGGACCGAAAGAAGATTGTTGACCGTAGAGCAAAGGGACGTTTGGCTGCACTGGGTAAAGATAAAGGCAAATATTCAGAAGAGTCTGCAGCTGGTGCTGTGGAAACTGCATAA
- the LOC136415094 gene encoding protein FMC1 homolog, which translates to MEKLTTLRGIIREFRYALPERSLKDNLIFNYLMKQYRKYKTTDQQLCKAQEEMNFIANSYLCYLRSSRLSQEIHDEFHGKGERTVQETADMIGFKLPHDPK; encoded by the exons ATGGAGAAACTAACTACTTTGCGAGGTATAATTCGGGAATTCAGATATGCACTACCTGAAAGGTCTCTGAAAGACAATctgattttcaattatttgatGAAACAATACAGGAAATATAAGACCACTGATCAGCAATTGTGCAAAGCACA AGAGGAGATGAACTTTATTGCCAACAGCTATTTGTGTTACTTAAGAAGCTCCCGACTATCTCAAGAAATTCATGATGAGTTTCATGGCAAAGGTGAGAGAACTGTGCAAGAGACTGCAGACATGATAGGATTCAAATTGCCTCATGATCCTAAATAG